A single region of the Aeromicrobium chenweiae genome encodes:
- the rpsI gene encoding 30S ribosomal protein S9 produces MAETTTEETTEFQTNSEGVAYTSETAGSSETSSKPATIAPGAATGRRKEAIARVRIVPGTGVWTVNGKPLEEYLPNKLHQQIAKEAFAETGLQDRFDVIARVTGGGMTGQAGALRLGVARSLNQIDEEANRPVLKKAGLLTRDSRIKERKKAGLKKARKAPQYSKR; encoded by the coding sequence GTGGCTGAGACCACCACCGAAGAGACCACCGAGTTCCAGACCAACTCCGAGGGTGTTGCTTACACCTCGGAGACGGCTGGCTCCTCCGAGACCTCCAGCAAGCCCGCGACGATCGCTCCGGGTGCTGCAACGGGTCGCCGCAAGGAGGCCATCGCCCGCGTCCGCATCGTGCCGGGCACCGGCGTCTGGACCGTCAACGGCAAGCCGCTCGAGGAGTACCTCCCCAACAAGCTGCACCAGCAGATTGCCAAGGAGGCGTTCGCCGAGACCGGTCTGCAGGACCGCTTCGACGTCATCGCCCGTGTCACGGGTGGCGGCATGACCGGTCAGGCCGGCGCCCTGCGTCTCGGCGTGGCCCGCTCGCTGAACCAGATCGACGAAGAGGCCAACCGCCCGGTGCTCAAGAAGGCCGGACTCCTGACGCGCGACTCGCGCATCAAGGAGCGCAAGAAGGCTGGCCTCAAGAAGGCTCGTAAGGCTCCGCAGTACAGCAAGCGCTGA
- the rplM gene encoding 50S ribosomal protein L13: MRTFSPKPSDITRQWHVIDAEDIVLGRLAVQAATLLRGKHKPTYAPHVDGGDFVIIVNAEKVALSGNKRRDKLAYRHSGYPGGLKSIAYGDLLDKDARKAIEKSVRGMLPKNRLGDQLITKLKVYSGPEHPHTAQKPQPFEITQISQ; the protein is encoded by the coding sequence GTGCGCACGTTCAGCCCCAAGCCGTCTGACATCACCCGTCAGTGGCACGTCATCGACGCCGAGGACATCGTTCTGGGCCGTCTCGCCGTCCAGGCTGCGACGCTGCTCCGCGGCAAGCACAAGCCGACGTATGCTCCGCACGTCGATGGTGGCGACTTCGTCATCATCGTCAACGCGGAGAAGGTGGCCCTGTCCGGCAACAAGCGCCGCGACAAGCTCGCCTACCGTCACAGCGGCTACCCGGGTGGACTCAAGTCCATCGCCTACGGTGACCTGCTCGACAAGGATGCGCGCAAGGCGATCGAGAAGTCGGTGCGCGGCATGCTCCCCAAGAACCGTCTGGGTGATCAGCTGATCACGAAGCTCAAGGTCTACTCCGGCCCCGAGCACCCGCACACCGCCCAGAAGCCCCAGCCGTTCGAGATCACGCAGATCTCCCAGTAA
- a CDS encoding citrate synthase, translating into MTENQTLTVRDNRTGEEFEIPITDGTIRAGDLGKIGKTEDEPGLAVYDPGFTNTASTRSAVTFIDGEKGILEYRGYPIEQLAEKSTFLEVAYLLIHGELPTKEQHDQWVHEITFHTFVHENVKSLMQGFRYDAHPMGMLLSSVGALSTFYPEARNITDTQVRHEQVVRMIAKMPTLGAWSFRHAQGKPYVYPDNDLSYTENFLSMLFKMSEPKYDPDPRLAKALDVLLILHADHEQNCSTNAVRSVGSSQVDPYSAVSAGIAALYGPLHGGANEAVLKMLKRIGSKENIPAFIEGVKNGDEKLMGFGHRVYKNYDPRATIIKKACDDVFEVTGVNPLLEIAQELEKIALEDEYFVKRKLYPNVDFYSGLIYEALQFPPEMFTVLFAIGRTPGWLAQWLELVDDKEQKIARPKQIYTGDRQLEFIPAEERWA; encoded by the coding sequence GTGACCGAGAACCAGACACTGACCGTCCGCGACAACCGGACCGGCGAAGAATTCGAGATCCCGATCACGGATGGCACCATCCGCGCCGGTGACCTCGGCAAGATCGGCAAGACCGAGGACGAGCCCGGTCTCGCCGTGTACGACCCGGGCTTCACCAACACTGCCTCCACCCGCAGCGCCGTGACGTTCATCGACGGCGAGAAGGGCATCCTGGAGTACCGGGGCTACCCCATCGAGCAGCTGGCCGAGAAGTCCACGTTCCTCGAGGTCGCCTACCTGCTGATCCACGGCGAGCTGCCCACGAAGGAGCAGCACGACCAGTGGGTCCACGAGATCACGTTCCACACGTTCGTCCACGAGAACGTCAAGTCGCTGATGCAGGGCTTCCGCTACGACGCGCACCCCATGGGCATGCTGCTGTCGAGCGTCGGCGCGCTGTCGACGTTCTACCCCGAGGCGCGCAACATCACCGACACCCAGGTGCGTCACGAGCAGGTCGTGCGGATGATCGCCAAGATGCCGACGCTCGGCGCCTGGTCCTTCCGCCACGCCCAGGGCAAGCCGTACGTCTACCCCGACAACGACCTGTCGTACACCGAGAACTTCCTCTCGATGCTGTTCAAGATGTCCGAGCCGAAGTACGACCCGGACCCGCGACTGGCCAAGGCGCTCGACGTCCTGCTGATCCTGCACGCCGACCACGAGCAGAACTGCTCGACCAACGCGGTCCGCTCGGTCGGCTCCAGCCAGGTCGACCCGTACTCGGCGGTCAGCGCCGGCATCGCGGCCCTCTACGGCCCGCTGCACGGTGGCGCCAACGAGGCCGTGCTGAAGATGCTCAAGCGCATCGGCAGCAAGGAGAACATCCCGGCGTTCATCGAGGGCGTGAAGAACGGTGACGAGAAGCTCATGGGCTTCGGTCACCGCGTCTACAAGAACTACGACCCCCGCGCCACGATCATCAAGAAGGCCTGCGACGACGTCTTCGAGGTCACCGGGGTCAACCCGCTGCTCGAGATCGCGCAGGAGCTCGAGAAGATCGCGCTGGAGGACGAGTACTTCGTCAAGCGCAAGCTGTACCCGAACGTCGACTTCTACTCGGGTCTGATCTACGAGGCGCTGCAGTTCCCGCCCGAGATGTTCACGGTGCTCTTCGCGATCGGCCGCACGCCGGGCTGGCTCGCGCAGTGGCTCGAGCTCGTTGACGACAAGGAGCAGAAGATCGCTCGCCCGAAGCAGATCTACACCGGCGACCGTCAGCTGGAGTTCATCCCCGCCGAGGAGCGCTGGGCCTGA
- the truA gene encoding tRNA pseudouridine(38-40) synthase TruA — protein MRLRLDLSYDGTAFRGWATQPRLRTVQGEVESALATILRRDTVPQLTCAGRTDAGVHARGQVAHVDLDDVDPVALERRLRRLLPADIALRGLSVAPPGFDARFSALQRRYVYRLCDAPAGPDPLARGSVVGWARPLDAAAMDAAASHLLGEHDFAAFCKRREGATTIRTLLELRTDRRGDLLETTVRADAFCHSMVRSLMGALVAVGEGRFAPEWSSEILAGAARDARVKVMPAHGLVLEEVVYPDDEGLAARALESRRRRDE, from the coding sequence GTGCGGCTGCGACTCGATCTCTCCTACGACGGCACCGCCTTCCGCGGCTGGGCGACCCAGCCACGGCTGCGCACGGTCCAGGGTGAGGTGGAGTCCGCGCTGGCCACGATCCTGCGACGCGACACCGTCCCCCAGCTGACCTGCGCGGGCCGCACCGACGCGGGGGTCCACGCCCGGGGCCAGGTGGCCCACGTCGACCTCGACGACGTCGATCCGGTCGCGCTCGAGCGACGGCTCAGGCGCCTGCTCCCGGCCGACATTGCCCTGCGGGGGCTGTCGGTGGCACCGCCGGGGTTCGACGCCCGCTTCTCAGCGCTCCAACGGCGCTACGTCTACCGGTTGTGCGACGCCCCGGCCGGTCCGGACCCCCTCGCCCGCGGCAGCGTCGTGGGCTGGGCCCGGCCGCTGGACGCAGCGGCGATGGACGCGGCAGCCTCCCACCTGCTCGGCGAGCACGACTTCGCTGCCTTCTGCAAGCGGCGCGAGGGGGCCACCACGATCCGCACGCTGCTCGAGCTGCGCACCGACCGGAGGGGCGACCTCCTCGAGACGACCGTGCGGGCGGACGCGTTCTGCCACTCGATGGTGCGCTCGCTCATGGGGGCGCTGGTAGCCGTCGGCGAGGGCCGGTTCGCCCCCGAGTGGTCCAGCGAGATCCTCGCCGGGGCCGCTCGTGACGCCCGGGTGAAGGTCATGCCCGCCCACGGGCTCGTGCTCGAGGAGGTCGTCTACCCCGACGACGAGGGCCTGGCCGCCCGCGCCCTGGAGTCGCGGAGGCGACGCGACGAATGA
- a CDS encoding GNAT family N-acetyltransferase, with protein sequence MTVRLAPITPTTFRALAAGDVASAEQQIGLPVPQGFAEAVDIWRFMVKLADQHPDNADWLMRAVVADDVIVGNAGFKGAPVDGRAELGYRILPEHRRHGIALAAVMLLLDHARGTPGLERVIARIAPDNQASVGVVTAAGFVPDGEHISPRWGRQLQLVHATPGPDA encoded by the coding sequence ATGACGGTCCGCCTCGCTCCCATCACTCCCACGACCTTCCGAGCCCTCGCCGCGGGCGATGTCGCGTCGGCCGAGCAACAGATCGGGCTGCCCGTCCCCCAGGGGTTCGCCGAGGCGGTCGACATCTGGCGCTTCATGGTCAAGCTCGCGGACCAGCACCCGGACAACGCGGACTGGCTGATGCGGGCCGTGGTCGCGGACGACGTGATCGTCGGCAACGCAGGCTTCAAGGGCGCTCCCGTCGACGGCCGGGCCGAGCTCGGCTACCGGATCCTCCCCGAGCACCGCCGGCACGGCATCGCCCTCGCGGCCGTCATGCTGCTGCTCGACCACGCCCGCGGCACCCCTGGGCTCGAGCGGGTCATCGCCCGCATCGCTCCCGACAACCAAGCCTCCGTGGGCGTCGTCACCGCGGCAGGCTTTGTGCCCGACGGGGAGCACATCAGCCCGCGGTGGGGCCGTCAGCTGCAGCTCGTGCACGCGACACCGGGGCCCGACGCCTGA
- a CDS encoding MmcQ/YjbR family DNA-binding protein: MAVTWRDVVAHGITLPEVAESTSYGTPSLKVAGKLMCRLRTDSDGALALKCSMADKEALVAGTDPAFFTTPHYDGHAYVLADLEVVEREELLELVTDAWRIAAPASVRKRLEP; the protein is encoded by the coding sequence ATGGCGGTGACCTGGCGGGACGTCGTGGCGCACGGCATCACCCTGCCCGAGGTCGCCGAGAGCACGTCGTACGGCACGCCGTCGCTCAAGGTGGCGGGCAAGCTGATGTGCCGCCTGCGCACCGACAGCGACGGCGCCCTCGCCCTGAAGTGCTCGATGGCCGACAAGGAGGCCCTCGTGGCCGGCACCGATCCCGCCTTCTTCACGACCCCGCACTACGACGGCCACGCCTACGTCCTGGCCGACCTCGAGGTCGTCGAGCGTGAGGAGCTTCTCGAGCTCGTCACCGACGCCTGGCGGATCGCCGCTCCCGCCTCGGTACGCAAGCGGCTCGAGCCATGA
- a CDS encoding endo alpha-1,4 polygalactosaminidase codes for MTGFLASALVAFALSTSPVAPPPVGGVADYQLGGAYSPAPGVDIVTRDRTAAPAKGLYSICYVNSFQTQPGRLTWWKKKHPQLLLRDRKGRLVRDPDWRDEVLLDIRTSRKRAAIGAINRSWFAQCGRKGFQAVEPDNLDSWTRSKGLLKKSYAVNFGKRLVREAHRSGVAIAQKNAPQLSRKRIGFDFAVAEECEVYRECGAYTKVYRTRLIEIEYTDNGRRAFARACAARSGRASISLRDRDVVPRGAKGYVFTSC; via the coding sequence ATGACCGGATTCCTCGCCTCGGCCCTGGTCGCCTTCGCCCTGTCCACCTCACCCGTCGCCCCACCGCCCGTCGGCGGGGTCGCGGACTACCAGCTCGGCGGGGCGTACTCCCCCGCACCCGGCGTCGACATCGTGACCCGGGACCGCACCGCGGCACCGGCCAAGGGGCTGTACTCGATCTGCTACGTGAACTCCTTCCAGACCCAGCCCGGCCGGCTGACGTGGTGGAAGAAGAAGCACCCGCAGCTGCTCCTGCGCGACCGCAAGGGACGCCTCGTGCGCGATCCGGACTGGCGCGACGAGGTGCTGCTGGACATCCGCACATCCCGCAAGCGGGCCGCGATCGGCGCGATCAACCGGTCCTGGTTCGCCCAGTGCGGACGCAAGGGGTTCCAGGCCGTCGAGCCGGACAACCTCGACTCGTGGACCCGCTCGAAGGGACTGCTCAAGAAGTCGTATGCCGTCAACTTCGGCAAGCGGCTGGTTCGTGAGGCACACCGCAGCGGGGTCGCGATCGCGCAGAAGAACGCGCCCCAGCTGAGCCGCAAGCGCATCGGCTTCGACTTCGCGGTCGCCGAGGAGTGCGAGGTCTACCGTGAGTGCGGGGCCTACACCAAGGTCTACCGCACGCGCCTGATCGAGATCGAGTACACCGACAACGGTCGTCGGGCGTTCGCCCGCGCGTGCGCGGCCCGCTCCGGCAGGGCCTCCATCTCGCTGCGCGACCGCGACGTGGTCCCGCGGGGCGCCAAGGGGTACGTCTTCACCTCCTGCTGA
- a CDS encoding class I SAM-dependent methyltransferase yields the protein MPEHYFEGTPTSDDRRHDVTTHVWGQDVTFTTASGVFSQDGLDKATAVLLRHSTPPDGGTMLDLGCGWGPIACSLARTAAEVWAVDVNARALELTRLNAERLGVTVHARLPDDVPPDLTFDEIWSNPPIRIGKQALHELLLRWLPRLSPGGSARLVVGKNLGADSLQRWLGEHGWPTERVDSEKGFRILRVTRG from the coding sequence GTGCCAGAGCACTACTTCGAGGGAACGCCCACCAGCGACGACCGTCGCCACGACGTCACGACCCACGTGTGGGGCCAGGACGTCACGTTCACGACCGCGTCCGGGGTCTTCTCCCAGGACGGGCTCGACAAGGCCACGGCCGTGCTGCTGCGTCACAGCACGCCTCCCGACGGCGGCACCATGCTCGACCTGGGCTGCGGCTGGGGGCCCATCGCCTGCTCACTGGCCCGCACGGCCGCCGAGGTGTGGGCGGTCGACGTCAACGCGCGCGCCCTGGAGCTGACCCGCCTCAACGCCGAGCGGCTCGGCGTCACGGTGCACGCTCGCCTGCCCGACGACGTCCCGCCGGACCTGACCTTCGACGAGATCTGGTCGAACCCACCGATCCGGATCGGCAAGCAGGCGCTGCACGAGCTCCTGCTGCGCTGGCTCCCCCGTCTGTCCCCCGGCGGGTCGGCACGGCTCGTGGTCGGCAAGAACCTCGGTGCCGACTCGCTGCAGCGCTGGCTCGGCGAGCACGGCTGGCCCACGGAGCGGGTGGACAGCGAGAAGGGCTTCCGGATCCTGCGAGTGACGCGCGGCTAG
- a CDS encoding S8 family serine peptidase, which produces MTVAVATSLAFAGLAVGASAEDVPDRAVGSPKGGPAVKAKVPDVARGIIVETTTGAPSDALLEATDDAVGDGVEVAADKPLLTNVSTVDFDEVVPADVAEDVANEISERSDVVWAVPNRLRQVQTQPPVTTNDTLFTAQHNLWNRGYTTNSKLGVPAGGGYSIKAPSLWRKTQGRATTVVAVIDTGILDHPDLPSSQRVPGADTYSSKALDNDGTPGRDNDPRDPGDWFTEGQCDFPGSSNSSWHGTFVAGQIAAATNNGAGIAAVAPNVKVQPIRALGRCGGWDSDIVDAMKWAAGIRVSGLADNANPAAVANLSLAGSPGTATQREAECKVFNAAAKLGKARGTLYVAAAGNDGGNANRVTPASCSEFVSVGATSINGFSAVYSNVGSTVDLSAPGGDSQVDPYRGSERAKGDIIWSLGNSGTRGPAQNGYVANEGTSMASPQVAGAAALLHGLGLTTPTQMRDALYASVTPFRARSSAYAKKAVGVDRYDINCTAPGRQWCGRGLLDLSRVQAPLTAPVISGRVIVGEPLRTSVGTWVRTPSAPRYTWKVAGVVKGTASVYWPTLADIGKAVTVTVAPSTSAFAKLSTTSTASAPVPAGPAVTLRGPSAQPRYGQAFTVTATVAGATGGTIRLLSDAGATFGTATVRSNGTASITVPAAAARRLKPGSTPFRAAYLGDTTTPPASSPRRGITVKKLSAKVSTRLRTKVKTSSRATLKVRVIDRPDVFAHPTGELRVYDGKKRIRIVRLSSSGGGKKSIRLPTLKKGTHKIKVYFRGNPYITSTYSAVRTIKAR; this is translated from the coding sequence GTGACCGTCGCCGTCGCCACCTCGCTGGCCTTCGCCGGCCTCGCGGTCGGCGCATCCGCCGAGGACGTGCCGGACCGCGCGGTGGGCTCGCCCAAGGGCGGCCCGGCCGTGAAGGCCAAGGTCCCGGACGTCGCCCGGGGGATCATCGTGGAGACGACGACCGGCGCACCGTCCGATGCGCTGCTGGAGGCCACGGACGACGCGGTCGGCGACGGGGTGGAGGTCGCGGCCGACAAGCCGCTGCTGACCAACGTCTCGACGGTGGACTTCGACGAGGTGGTCCCGGCCGACGTGGCCGAGGACGTCGCGAACGAGATCTCCGAGCGCAGCGACGTCGTCTGGGCCGTCCCCAACCGGCTGCGCCAGGTGCAGACCCAGCCGCCGGTCACCACGAACGACACGCTGTTCACGGCGCAGCACAACCTGTGGAACCGCGGTTACACCACGAACTCGAAGCTCGGCGTGCCGGCCGGCGGCGGCTACAGCATCAAGGCGCCCTCGCTCTGGCGCAAGACCCAGGGCCGGGCGACGACGGTCGTGGCCGTGATCGACACGGGGATCCTCGACCACCCGGACCTCCCCTCGTCGCAGCGCGTGCCCGGCGCCGACACGTACTCGTCCAAGGCGCTGGACAACGACGGCACCCCAGGACGCGACAACGACCCGCGCGACCCGGGGGACTGGTTCACCGAGGGGCAGTGCGACTTCCCGGGGTCGAGCAACAGCTCGTGGCACGGCACGTTCGTGGCCGGCCAGATCGCCGCCGCCACCAACAACGGCGCCGGGATCGCAGCCGTCGCGCCGAACGTCAAGGTGCAGCCGATCCGGGCGCTCGGACGGTGCGGTGGCTGGGACAGCGACATCGTCGACGCCATGAAGTGGGCCGCCGGCATCCGCGTCTCCGGACTCGCCGACAACGCCAACCCGGCGGCCGTCGCCAACCTGTCGCTGGCCGGCTCGCCGGGCACCGCGACGCAGCGCGAGGCCGAGTGCAAGGTGTTCAACGCTGCCGCGAAGCTCGGCAAGGCGCGGGGCACGCTCTACGTCGCGGCCGCCGGCAACGACGGCGGCAACGCCAACCGGGTCACCCCGGCTTCGTGCTCGGAGTTCGTCTCGGTGGGCGCGACGAGCATCAACGGCTTCAGCGCGGTCTACTCCAACGTGGGCTCGACGGTCGACCTGTCCGCACCGGGCGGCGACTCGCAGGTGGATCCCTACCGCGGCAGCGAGCGCGCCAAGGGAGACATCATCTGGTCGCTGGGCAACTCCGGCACCAGGGGCCCGGCCCAGAACGGCTACGTCGCCAACGAGGGCACGAGCATGGCCTCACCGCAGGTCGCAGGCGCAGCGGCCCTGCTGCACGGCCTCGGGCTCACGACGCCGACCCAGATGAGGGACGCGCTGTACGCGTCGGTGACGCCCTTCCGCGCGCGCTCCAGCGCATACGCCAAGAAGGCCGTCGGCGTGGACCGCTACGACATCAACTGCACCGCGCCCGGGCGGCAGTGGTGCGGACGCGGCCTCCTCGACCTGAGTCGGGTCCAGGCGCCGCTGACCGCGCCGGTGATCTCCGGCCGCGTGATCGTGGGGGAGCCGCTGCGGACCTCCGTCGGCACGTGGGTCCGGACCCCCTCCGCCCCGCGGTACACGTGGAAGGTGGCCGGGGTGGTCAAGGGGACCGCCAGCGTCTACTGGCCGACGCTCGCCGACATCGGCAAGGCCGTCACGGTGACCGTCGCGCCGTCGACGTCCGCCTTCGCGAAGCTGTCCACCACCTCGACGGCGTCGGCACCCGTCCCAGCAGGTCCCGCGGTCACCCTGCGGGGGCCGTCGGCACAGCCCCGGTACGGCCAGGCGTTCACGGTCACCGCCACGGTGGCGGGGGCGACCGGCGGCACGATCCGGCTGCTGTCGGACGCCGGTGCGACGTTCGGGACCGCCACGGTCCGGTCGAACGGCACGGCCAGCATCACGGTGCCGGCCGCCGCCGCGCGCCGGCTCAAGCCCGGCAGCACGCCGTTCCGTGCGGCGTACCTCGGTGACACGACCACCCCGCCGGCCTCCTCGCCCCGTCGCGGGATCACGGTCAAGAAGCTGTCGGCCAAGGTGTCGACGAGGCTGCGGACCAAGGTCAAGACCTCCTCGCGCGCCACCCTCAAGGTGCGGGTCATCGACCGGCCCGACGTGTTCGCCCACCCGACCGGCGAGCTGCGGGTCTACGACGGCAAGAAGCGCATCCGCATCGTCCGGCTCTCCAGCTCCGGCGGCGGCAAGAAGTCGATCCGGCTGCCGACGCTGAAGAAGGGCACCCACAAGATCAAGGTCTACTTCCGCGGCAACCCGTACATCACGTCGACGTACTCGGCGGTGCGCACGATCAAGGCACGCTAG
- the rplQ gene encoding 50S ribosomal protein L17 produces MPTPTKGPRLGGSPAHQRLILANLAQNLFEHGKITTTEAKARRLRPYAESLITKAKTDTVANRRQVVKVIRDKSILHTLFTEIGPAMATRPGGYTRITKIAPRKGDNAPMAVIEIVEAKQFGAQNQTPKKGATAPAAEPEAAAAPSEDAPSDDLGTDVDVVEAAQDAPEAAETVEASTDSEAPAEDDAK; encoded by the coding sequence ATGCCCACCCCCACGAAGGGCCCCCGCCTCGGCGGTAGCCCGGCTCACCAGCGGCTGATCCTCGCCAACCTCGCGCAGAACCTGTTCGAGCACGGCAAGATCACGACGACCGAGGCCAAGGCCCGCCGTCTGCGTCCGTACGCCGAGTCGCTCATCACCAAGGCCAAGACCGACACGGTGGCCAACCGCCGCCAGGTCGTCAAGGTCATCCGTGACAAGAGCATCCTGCACACGCTGTTCACCGAGATCGGGCCCGCCATGGCGACCCGTCCCGGCGGATACACCCGCATCACGAAGATCGCGCCGCGCAAGGGCGACAACGCCCCCATGGCTGTGATCGAGATCGTCGAGGCGAAGCAGTTCGGCGCACAGAACCAGACGCCGAAGAAGGGCGCGACGGCTCCGGCCGCCGAGCCCGAGGCTGCCGCTGCCCCGTCGGAGGACGCCCCGTCCGACGACCTCGGCACGGACGTCGACGTCGTCGAGGCGGCCCAGGACGCCCCCGAGGCGGCCGAGACCGTCGAGGCCTCGACCGACTCCGAGGCTCCGGCCGAGGACGACGCCAAGTAG
- a CDS encoding DNA-directed RNA polymerase subunit alpha, with protein MLIAQRPALSEEVVDEFRSRFVIEPLEPGFGYTLGNSLRRTLLSSIPGAAVTSIKIDGVLHEFSTVPGVTEDVTEIILNLKGLVVSSENDEPVVMYLRKEGEGNVTAADIQPPAGVEVHNPDLHIATLNAKGKIEIELVVERGRGYVSAVQNKSGDEEIGRMPVDSIYSPVLKVTYKVEATRVEQRTDFDKLVIDVETKKSILPRDAIASAGSTLVELFGLARELNVEAEGIDIGPSPVDEQLAADLALPIEDLNFTVRSYNCLKREGVHTVGELITRSEQDLLDIRNFGSKSIDEVKAKLSEMGLSLKDSPAGFDPSAAIEAYDDDASFAEDEQY; from the coding sequence ATGCTGATCGCCCAGCGCCCCGCCCTGTCCGAAGAGGTCGTCGACGAGTTCCGTTCGCGGTTCGTCATCGAGCCCCTCGAGCCCGGCTTCGGCTACACCCTCGGCAACTCGCTGCGTCGTACGCTGCTGTCGTCGATCCCGGGTGCAGCCGTCACCTCGATCAAGATCGACGGTGTCCTGCACGAGTTCTCGACCGTCCCCGGCGTGACCGAGGACGTCACCGAGATCATCCTCAACCTGAAGGGTCTCGTGGTCTCCTCGGAGAACGACGAGCCCGTCGTCATGTACCTCCGCAAGGAGGGTGAGGGCAACGTGACCGCCGCCGACATCCAGCCCCCGGCTGGTGTCGAGGTCCACAACCCCGATCTGCACATCGCGACGCTCAACGCCAAGGGCAAGATCGAGATCGAGCTCGTCGTCGAGCGTGGCCGTGGCTACGTGTCCGCCGTCCAGAACAAGTCCGGTGACGAAGAGATCGGCCGCATGCCGGTCGACTCGATCTACTCGCCGGTCCTGAAGGTGACGTACAAGGTCGAGGCGACCCGCGTCGAGCAGCGCACCGACTTCGACAAGCTCGTCATCGACGTCGAGACCAAGAAGTCGATCCTTCCGCGCGACGCGATCGCGTCGGCCGGCTCGACCCTGGTCGAGCTGTTCGGCCTGGCGCGTGAGCTGAACGTGGAGGCCGAGGGCATCGACATCGGTCCGAGCCCGGTCGACGAGCAGCTCGCTGCCGACCTGGCCCTGCCGATCGAGGACCTCAACTTCACGGTCCGGTCCTACAACTGCCTCAAGCGCGAGGGCGTCCACACCGTGGGCGAGCTCATCACGCGCTCGGAGCAGGACCTGCTCGACATCCGCAACTTCGGTTCGAAGTCGATCGACGAGGTCAAGGCCAAGCTCAGCGAGATGGGTCTTTCGCTCAAGGACAGCCCGGCCGGTTTCGACCCGTCCGCTGCCATCGAGGCGTACGACGACGACGCCAGCTTCGCCGAGGACGAGCAGTACTAA
- the rpsD gene encoding 30S ribosomal protein S4, translating to MARYTGPLTKKSRRLGIDLVGGDAAFEKRPYPPGQHGRARVKESEYRNQLLEKQKARYTYGVLEKQFRKYYELASRRPGKTGDNLLQILESRLDNVVYRAGFARTRRHARQLVNHGHFIVNGVKTDIPSFQVSKHDIIDVKPKSLETTPFIVARETHDKDTVPAWLDVAPDRGRILVHAQPVREQITVPIQEQLIVEFYSKI from the coding sequence ATGGCCCGTTACACCGGACCTCTCACCAAGAAGTCGCGCCGTCTCGGCATCGACCTCGTTGGTGGTGACGCTGCATTCGAAAAGCGTCCTTACCCTCCCGGCCAGCACGGCCGCGCGCGTGTCAAGGAGTCGGAGTACCGCAACCAGCTGCTCGAGAAGCAGAAGGCGCGCTACACCTACGGCGTCCTCGAGAAGCAGTTCCGCAAGTACTACGAGCTCGCGTCGCGTCGTCCCGGCAAGACCGGTGACAACCTGCTCCAGATCCTGGAGTCGCGTCTGGACAACGTCGTCTACCGTGCCGGCTTCGCCCGCACGCGTCGTCACGCCCGTCAGCTCGTCAACCACGGTCACTTCATCGTGAACGGCGTCAAGACCGACATCCCGTCGTTCCAGGTGAGCAAGCACGACATCATCGACGTCAAGCCCAAGTCGCTGGAGACCACGCCGTTCATCGTCGCGCGTGAGACCCACGACAAGGACACCGTGCCGGCATGGCTGGACGTTGCGCCCGACCGCGGTCGCATCCTCGTCCACGCCCAGCCCGTCCGTGAGCAGATCACCGTTCCGATCCAGGAACAGCTGATCGTGGAGTTCTACTCCAAGATCTGA
- the rpsK gene encoding 30S ribosomal protein S11, whose amino-acid sequence MPPKTAGKKVRRKEKKNVAQGEAHIKSTFNNTHVTITDPTGAVIAWASGGTVGFKGSRKSTPFAAGMAAESAGRQAMEHGMKKVDVFVKGPGSGRETAIRSLSGVGLEVGTISDVTPSPHNGCRPPKHRRL is encoded by the coding sequence ATGCCTCCTAAGACAGCTGGCAAGAAGGTTCGCCGCAAGGAGAAGAAGAACGTCGCTCAGGGCGAGGCCCACATCAAGAGCACGTTCAACAACACCCACGTCACCATCACGGACCCCACGGGTGCCGTGATTGCCTGGGCCTCCGGCGGAACCGTCGGTTTCAAGGGCTCGCGCAAGTCGACGCCGTTCGCTGCCGGCATGGCCGCGGAGTCGGCCGGTCGTCAGGCGATGGAGCACGGGATGAAGAAGGTCGACGTCTTCGTGAAGGGCCCCGGTTCGGGCCGCGAGACGGCGATCCGGTCGCTGAGCGGAGTCGGCCTCGAGGTCGGCACCATCTCCGACGTGACCCCCAGCCCCCACAACGGCTGCCGTCCCCCCAAGCACCGTCGTCTCTGA